A single region of the Marinobacter salinus genome encodes:
- the phnF gene encoding phosphonate metabolism transcriptional regulator PhnF produces the protein MAIYQEVAETLEQEIRRNLSCGDYLPSEAELAKRFSINRHTLRRAVDQLVDAGMLLRQRGKGTLVVEHSVEYNIGARARFSESLKAMGHTSCAEVIGRRVLVADERLSHSSGIPAGTPILQVDTLRSMDGRPVNLISHYLRRDAFPGLETSYEGGSLHAHIENNHGVKLLRQQALIGTTLPSQREAELLQYPRHMPLLVVKSNNVRAGTGEVLEYSVSRGRGDSFEFRIQPSITDLPTGEPTP, from the coding sequence ATGGCCATTTACCAGGAAGTCGCCGAGACGCTGGAACAGGAAATTCGCCGGAATCTGAGTTGCGGAGACTATCTGCCTTCAGAGGCTGAGCTGGCGAAGCGTTTTTCAATCAATCGCCACACCCTGCGCCGCGCAGTTGACCAGCTGGTTGACGCCGGGATGCTCCTGCGCCAGCGCGGCAAGGGCACACTCGTGGTGGAGCATTCCGTGGAATACAACATCGGCGCCCGGGCCCGCTTCAGTGAGTCCCTTAAGGCCATGGGTCACACCTCCTGCGCTGAAGTGATTGGCCGCCGTGTACTGGTGGCCGACGAGCGTCTTTCGCACTCAAGCGGGATCCCCGCAGGAACACCCATCCTACAGGTGGATACCCTGCGCAGCATGGATGGACGCCCGGTCAACCTGATCAGCCACTACCTGCGCCGGGATGCCTTTCCCGGGTTGGAAACCAGTTATGAGGGCGGGTCCCTGCACGCCCACATCGAAAACAACCATGGCGTGAAACTGCTTCGCCAGCAGGCACTGATTGGCACCACCCTGCCAAGTCAACGCGAAGCAGAGTTACTGCAATACCCCCGGCATATGCCGCTGCTGGTGGTGAAGTCCAACAATGTCCGAGCCGGCACCGGCGAAGTGCTCGAATACAGCGTTTCCCGGGGCCGCGGCGACAGTTTCGAATTCAGAATTCAGCCCAGCATCACCGATTTACCCACGGGAGAACCCACCCCATGA
- the phnG gene encoding phosphonate C-P lyase system protein PhnG — MTIANTFSESPEANPEVTARQHWMSVLARADLDALESYWQNLTQKPSYRCLRKPEIGLAMVRGRAGGAGAPFNLGEVTVTRCVVELEAGAQGFGYVTGRSRRHAELAALFDGLMQQDSNQHGPALIQPLYRQWLARREQVSRKAAATKVNFMTMVRGESGQ, encoded by the coding sequence ATGACCATCGCGAATACTTTCTCAGAAAGTCCCGAAGCCAATCCGGAGGTCACCGCCCGTCAGCACTGGATGTCCGTGTTGGCCAGAGCCGATCTGGACGCGCTTGAGTCCTACTGGCAAAACCTGACACAAAAGCCCTCCTACCGCTGCCTGCGCAAGCCGGAAATCGGCCTGGCCATGGTGCGTGGCCGGGCCGGGGGCGCCGGTGCCCCCTTCAATCTGGGGGAGGTCACCGTCACCCGATGCGTGGTGGAACTGGAGGCCGGCGCCCAGGGCTTTGGCTATGTAACGGGCCGCAGCCGGCGTCACGCCGAGCTGGCCGCGCTATTCGACGGCCTTATGCAGCAGGACAGCAATCAGCACGGGCCCGCGCTGATTCAGCCCCTGTACAGGCAGTGGCTGGCACGCCGTGAACAGGTCTCCCGCAAGGCGGCGGCCACCAAAGTCAATTTCATGACCATGGTAAGAGGGGAGTCAGGCCAGTGA
- the phnH gene encoding phosphonate C-P lyase system protein PhnH: MSAQNEFQSSAMPTLSLTGLCAGFEDPVQQSQQVFRHVLTALSEPGTLQNLPVSETPEGVHIASYQICLALLDAETPLWIGPSLKTSALVSALRFHCGCPVVDEPERAEFALTTPDFDGDLSIFAQGSHEYPDRSTTLIVQVDSLDATIDWTLSGPGIDGVRRVGIAGLDPRWPAMLADNLRRFPCGVDLLLTAGTGLMGLPRTTKVEV; encoded by the coding sequence GTGAGCGCTCAAAACGAATTTCAGTCTTCGGCAATGCCCACCCTCTCACTGACGGGGCTATGTGCCGGATTCGAGGATCCGGTCCAGCAATCACAACAGGTGTTTCGTCACGTACTCACGGCACTTTCGGAGCCGGGGACACTTCAGAATCTGCCAGTAAGCGAGACCCCGGAGGGAGTCCATATCGCCTCCTACCAGATCTGTCTGGCACTTCTGGACGCTGAAACGCCCCTGTGGATTGGCCCCTCCCTGAAAACCAGTGCCCTGGTCAGCGCACTGCGCTTTCACTGCGGCTGCCCTGTGGTGGACGAACCCGAGCGGGCGGAATTTGCCCTGACAACACCGGACTTTGATGGCGATTTGAGCATTTTTGCCCAGGGCAGTCATGAATACCCCGACCGGTCCACCACGCTGATTGTCCAGGTCGACAGTCTGGATGCGACCATTGACTGGACCCTGAGCGGTCCCGGAATCGATGGCGTTCGAAGGGTAGGTATTGCCGGGCTGGATCCGCGCTGGCCGGCCATGCTGGCTGACAACCTCAGGCGCTTCCCCTGCGGTGTGGACCTTCTGTTAACCGCGGGAACTGGCCTGATGGGTCTCCCGCGCACCACCAAAGTGGAGGTATAA
- a CDS encoding carbon-phosphorus lyase complex subunit PhnI, which produces MYVAVKGGEKAIDQAHSWLDETRRGDTSLPELTVAQIREQMALAVDRVMTEGSLYDPELAALALKQASGDAIEAIFLLRAYRTTLPRFLSSLPVETSRMAIRRRISAAYKDLPGGQVLGPTYDYTHRLLDFTLLANGERPATESSEETVEECPRVLDFLNYEGLIESPCPRSGAGNPSDSAEPADLTRQPLDYPADRDLRLQALARGDEGFLLALAYSTQRGYGRNHPFAGEVRQGEVALEIAPEELGFPVVIGDVQVTECDMINQFIGTETEAPRFTRGYGLAFGNSERKALAMALVDRALRARELGEDVVSPAQDEEFVLSHCDNLDSSGFVSHLKLPHYVDFQSELVLLRRLRKEFEERRSRNQERREAKHA; this is translated from the coding sequence ATGTACGTTGCTGTCAAAGGCGGTGAGAAAGCCATCGACCAGGCCCACAGCTGGCTGGATGAGACCCGTCGCGGCGACACCTCACTGCCGGAACTGACCGTTGCCCAGATCCGGGAACAGATGGCGCTTGCCGTTGACCGGGTCATGACCGAGGGCTCTCTTTACGATCCGGAGCTTGCGGCACTCGCGCTCAAACAGGCCAGCGGCGACGCGATAGAGGCCATATTCCTTCTGCGGGCCTATCGCACCACCCTGCCCCGTTTTCTGTCTTCCCTCCCGGTTGAAACCAGCAGAATGGCCATCCGGCGCCGCATTTCGGCGGCCTACAAGGATCTGCCCGGAGGACAGGTGCTGGGTCCGACCTACGACTACACCCATCGGCTGCTGGATTTTACCCTGCTGGCCAACGGTGAGCGCCCGGCCACGGAGTCTTCTGAAGAGACCGTGGAAGAGTGCCCTCGGGTACTGGACTTCCTCAACTACGAGGGTCTGATTGAAAGCCCGTGTCCGAGAAGCGGAGCCGGCAACCCCAGTGATTCAGCGGAGCCCGCCGATCTTACACGGCAGCCACTGGACTACCCTGCCGACCGGGACCTGCGGCTGCAGGCTCTGGCCCGCGGCGATGAAGGCTTCCTGCTGGCCCTGGCCTACTCCACACAGCGCGGCTACGGCCGCAATCACCCCTTCGCTGGTGAAGTTCGCCAAGGCGAAGTGGCGCTGGAAATAGCCCCGGAAGAGCTCGGCTTTCCCGTCGTCATCGGTGATGTCCAGGTAACCGAATGCGACATGATCAACCAGTTTATCGGCACTGAGACCGAGGCGCCCCGTTTCACGCGGGGTTACGGCCTCGCCTTTGGCAATTCCGAGCGCAAGGCGCTGGCCATGGCACTGGTGGACCGGGCACTGCGGGCGCGGGAACTTGGCGAAGACGTTGTCTCACCAGCCCAGGATGAAGAGTTCGTGCTTTCCCACTGCGACAACCTGGATTCCTCGGGTTTCGTGTCCCATCTGAAACTCCCCCATTACGTGGATTTCCAGTCGGAGCTGGTATTACTGCGTCGGCTCCGCAAGGAGTTTGAGGAGCGCAGATCCCGCAACCAGGAACGCCGGGAGGCGAAACACGCATGA
- a CDS encoding alpha-D-ribose 1-methylphosphonate 5-phosphate C-P-lyase PhnJ — MTAATLEQTRDAQTNDTGYNFAYLDEQTKRMIRRCLLKAVAVPGYQVPFGGREMPLPYGWGTGGMQVTATVIGHDDVLKVIDQGADDTTNAVSIRRFFSRTAGVATTESTVEASVIQTRHRIPETPLTPGQILVYQVPIPEPLRFIEPRETETRKMHALQEYGVMHVKLYEDIARFGHIATTYAYPVKVNGHYVMDPSPIPKFDNPKMHGSPALQLFGAGREKRIYAIPPFTRVESLDFEDHPFEIQGWDKTCEFCGSDHSFLDEVVIDDEGGRIFICSDTDYCNQRVACGANREAL; from the coding sequence ATGACCGCTGCAACCCTTGAACAGACCAGAGACGCCCAGACGAACGACACTGGTTATAACTTTGCCTATCTGGACGAGCAGACTAAGCGCATGATCCGCCGTTGCCTGCTGAAAGCCGTGGCCGTGCCCGGTTACCAGGTTCCGTTCGGTGGCCGGGAGATGCCCCTGCCCTATGGCTGGGGCACCGGCGGCATGCAGGTCACCGCCACGGTGATTGGTCACGATGACGTGCTCAAGGTCATCGACCAGGGAGCCGACGACACCACCAATGCGGTCAGCATCAGGCGCTTTTTTTCCCGCACCGCCGGCGTTGCCACCACGGAATCAACCGTCGAGGCCAGCGTCATACAGACCCGTCACCGGATACCGGAAACGCCCCTTACCCCGGGCCAGATTCTGGTCTACCAGGTACCGATTCCCGAGCCACTGCGCTTCATCGAGCCCCGGGAAACCGAGACCCGGAAGATGCATGCCCTGCAGGAGTATGGCGTCATGCACGTCAAGCTCTATGAGGACATCGCCCGTTTCGGCCATATCGCAACGACCTACGCCTATCCGGTCAAGGTCAACGGCCATTATGTGATGGACCCCTCCCCCATCCCCAAATTCGACAACCCCAAGATGCACGGGAGCCCGGCACTGCAACTGTTTGGAGCCGGCCGGGAGAAGCGCATCTACGCCATCCCGCCCTTCACCCGGGTTGAGAGCCTGGACTTCGAGGATCACCCCTTCGAAATCCAGGGGTGGGACAAGACCTGTGAATTCTGCGGTTCAGACCACTCCTTTCTCGACGAAGTCGTCATCGACGATGAGGGCGGACGCATTTTCATCTGCTCTGATACCGACTACTGCAACCAGCGCGTCGCATGCGGCGCAAATCGGGAGGCCCTATGA